A region from the Ichthyobacterium seriolicida genome encodes:
- a CDS encoding patatin-like phospholipase family protein, translating to MKKLFFLLILPFTISNVIGQENNYKKVGVVLSGGGAKGLSHISALRVIEKAGIKIDYIGGTSSGSIIGMLYSIGYSLDEIENMMREFVYNHNVYINDIIPREQLSVFNKKINDRYLVSLPIDNFIPIPIGLTEGYMFLSWLNEKTHHVHGIKDFSKLKIPFLCLATNLETGEEVVLKSGNLAESIRASCSYPLFISPIEIDDMVLVDGGISNNLPSREVKNMGADILIAIDVQENLFNKIELDNAYKIVNQIISFKMSEKNEYQRKICDLIIYPDITNTNITSFDQTDMFIRNGRIAAEKKWEELKNIASIQKKSYKGEEINNFNIDKSFPKPFINKKISIKNINIDSDDDDNTNFVKEELNFINSTERKINYSELKKYINEIYSTKKFRYLSYKLLPTKKEDEKDLYIDIRKTKINKYLKLGFNYNSVSRTSLLVNYTDNNFLFKNSNISADFIFDNNFTYYYLPRYLISYNFDIGGGINLDLHSSYQSIFFEKQNILFNKISITNDIIRSRSVNQFDKFKVDKVSNIFSVITNGISFKKSIYYFGSVRLDIDYQVYSNEAKEILISDNDKGKLSNYRKYFFFKERSLNIKLCTEIDTYEDKYFHTNGFKSKASYNLFYNKTQKDDTFFLGGSINLLMSVSKKIDKYIGFYFSANSFNTFYYSKIINTQSNIQTLRMGGMNKIDWAENTSFLGLEFQSYSYPNVIKLDFGLNLDFLKNHQISAEINYALCNYHLYDLFNFNIEDEERKSLNIIGLGISYIYKSLLGPIEISASTSPQNNLEPLMFLNIGLPF from the coding sequence ATGAAAAAACTATTTTTTTTGTTAATACTTCCCTTTACAATATCAAATGTAATTGGACAAGAAAATAATTATAAAAAAGTAGGTGTAGTTCTAAGTGGAGGTGGGGCTAAAGGACTCAGTCATATAAGTGCATTAAGAGTAATAGAAAAAGCTGGTATAAAAATAGATTATATAGGAGGAACCAGTTCTGGATCTATAATAGGAATGTTGTATTCTATAGGTTACTCTTTAGATGAAATAGAAAATATGATGAGAGAATTTGTGTATAATCACAATGTATATATCAACGATATAATTCCTAGAGAACAATTATCTGTTTTTAATAAAAAAATAAATGATAGATACTTAGTAAGCCTACCTATTGATAATTTCATTCCAATACCAATAGGTCTTACAGAAGGTTATATGTTCTTATCTTGGTTAAATGAAAAAACACATCACGTACATGGAATAAAAGACTTTTCTAAATTAAAAATACCTTTTTTATGCCTAGCTACAAATTTAGAAACTGGTGAAGAAGTAGTTCTAAAAAGTGGTAATCTAGCTGAATCAATAAGAGCTAGTTGTTCGTATCCTCTATTTATTTCACCTATAGAAATAGATGATATGGTATTAGTAGATGGAGGTATTTCAAATAATTTGCCATCTAGAGAAGTTAAAAATATGGGAGCAGATATCCTAATAGCAATAGATGTTCAAGAAAATTTATTCAATAAAATAGAACTCGATAACGCATATAAAATTGTCAATCAGATAATAAGTTTTAAGATGTCTGAAAAAAATGAATATCAAAGAAAAATATGCGATTTGATAATATATCCAGATATCACAAATACTAACATAACTAGTTTTGATCAAACAGATATGTTTATTAGAAATGGAAGAATAGCAGCAGAAAAAAAATGGGAAGAACTCAAAAATATAGCTAGTATTCAAAAAAAATCTTACAAGGGTGAGGAAATTAATAATTTTAATATTGACAAAAGTTTTCCTAAACCATTTATAAATAAAAAAATATCAATAAAAAATATTAATATAGATAGTGATGATGACGATAATACAAATTTTGTAAAAGAAGAATTGAATTTTATAAACTCTACAGAAAGAAAAATAAATTACAGTGAATTAAAAAAATATATAAATGAAATATATTCAACTAAAAAATTTAGATACCTAAGCTATAAACTATTACCCACTAAAAAAGAAGACGAAAAAGATCTATACATAGATATAAGAAAAACTAAAATAAATAAATACCTAAAACTAGGGTTTAACTATAATTCTGTTTCTAGAACTAGTTTATTAGTAAATTATACCGATAATAATTTTTTGTTTAAAAATAGTAACATATCTGCAGACTTTATTTTTGATAATAATTTTACATATTATTATTTACCCAGATACTTGATATCTTATAATTTTGACATAGGTGGTGGAATTAATTTAGATTTACATTCTAGTTATCAAAGCATTTTTTTCGAAAAACAAAATATTTTATTTAATAAAATATCAATTACAAATGATATAATTAGGAGTAGAAGTGTCAATCAATTTGATAAATTTAAAGTAGATAAAGTATCAAATATATTTTCAGTTATAACAAATGGAATTTCATTTAAAAAATCAATTTATTACTTCGGAAGTGTTAGACTTGATATAGATTACCAAGTCTACTCAAATGAAGCAAAAGAAATACTGATAAGTGATAATGATAAAGGAAAATTATCGAATTATAGAAAATATTTCTTCTTTAAAGAAAGGAGTCTTAATATTAAATTATGTACAGAAATAGATACTTACGAAGATAAGTATTTCCATACAAATGGATTTAAATCTAAAGCATCTTATAATTTATTTTACAATAAAACTCAAAAAGATGACACCTTCTTTTTAGGTGGAAGTATAAATTTATTAATGAGTGTATCTAAAAAAATTGATAAATACATAGGTTTTTATTTTTCTGCCAATTCATTCAATACATTTTATTATTCAAAAATCATAAATACTCAATCTAACATACAAACATTGAGAATGGGAGGAATGAATAAAATAGATTGGGCTGAAAACACTAGTTTTTTAGGTTTAGAATTTCAATCTTACAGTTATCCAAATGTTATAAAACTAGATTTTGGATTAAATCTAGACTTCTTGAAAAATCATCAAATATCAGCAGAAATAAATTACGCTTTGTGCAATTACCACTTATACGATTTATTTAATTTCAATATAGAAGATGAAGAAAGAAAAAGCTTAAATATAATAGGATTAGGAATATCTTATATATATAAGAGCTTATTGGGACCAATAGAAATTTCTGCCTCTACATCACCACAAAACAATTTAGAACCACTGATGTTTTTAAATATAGGTTTACCCTTTTAA
- the accC gene encoding acetyl-CoA carboxylase biotin carboxylase subunit, whose product MFKKILIANRGEIALRIIRTVKEMGIKTVAVYSTADKDSLHVRFADEAVCIGPPSSLDSYLNIHNILSAAEITNADAIHPGYGFLSENARFSKICDGHNIKFIGASYDMIQRMGDKANAKKTVQKIKVPCVPGSDGILSSLSEAKKVASKIGYPVILKATAGGGGRGMRVVWKEQDLKDHWDSAMKESLAAFGDDSMYMEKFIEDPRHIEIQIASDSRGKACHLSERDCSIQRRHQKLLEESPSPFMDEALRKKMGEASVKIAESIKYEGVGTIEYLVDKYKNFYFMEMNTRIQVEHPITEQVVDYDLICEQIKIAAGIPISGKNYLPKRHSIECRINAEDAYNNFMPSPGKVTDLHIPGGNGVRIDTCIYSGYTIPPNYDSMIAKLIVTDQDREKAIKKMKRALGEFVIGGITTTIPFHKQLIRDERFLRGEYTTKFMEDFKMK is encoded by the coding sequence GTGTTTAAAAAAATACTCATAGCAAATAGAGGTGAAATTGCTCTTAGAATAATTAGAACAGTTAAAGAGATGGGTATAAAGACTGTCGCTGTATATTCCACAGCTGATAAGGATAGTCTTCATGTTCGTTTTGCCGATGAGGCTGTTTGTATAGGTCCTCCTTCTTCTTTAGATTCTTACTTAAACATACATAATATTTTATCTGCAGCGGAGATAACAAATGCAGATGCTATACATCCTGGTTATGGTTTTTTATCTGAAAATGCTAGATTTTCAAAAATTTGTGATGGTCATAATATAAAGTTTATAGGAGCTTCATATGATATGATACAGAGGATGGGTGATAAGGCCAATGCTAAAAAAACTGTACAGAAAATAAAAGTTCCTTGTGTTCCTGGTTCTGATGGAATATTATCTTCACTTTCCGAAGCTAAAAAAGTTGCAAGTAAAATAGGTTATCCAGTTATTTTAAAAGCTACAGCTGGTGGTGGAGGAAGAGGAATGAGGGTTGTGTGGAAGGAACAAGATTTAAAGGATCATTGGGATTCTGCTATGAAGGAGTCTTTAGCAGCCTTTGGGGATGATAGCATGTATATGGAAAAATTTATAGAAGATCCAAGACATATAGAGATACAAATAGCATCTGATTCTAGAGGAAAGGCTTGTCATCTCTCTGAGAGGGATTGTTCTATACAGCGTCGTCATCAGAAGCTTTTAGAGGAGTCACCATCTCCTTTTATGGATGAGGCTTTGAGAAAAAAAATGGGTGAGGCATCGGTTAAAATTGCCGAGAGTATAAAATATGAGGGAGTTGGAACTATAGAGTATCTTGTAGATAAGTACAAGAATTTTTACTTTATGGAAATGAATACACGTATACAAGTCGAGCATCCTATTACAGAACAGGTTGTAGATTATGATTTGATATGTGAACAGATAAAAATAGCTGCTGGTATTCCTATAAGTGGAAAAAATTATTTGCCTAAGAGACACTCAATAGAGTGTAGAATAAACGCTGAGGATGCATATAATAATTTCATGCCATCGCCTGGAAAGGTAACAGACTTACATATACCAGGAGGTAATGGTGTAAGAATAGACACTTGTATATATTCTGGTTATACTATTCCACCTAATTATGACTCTATGATAGCAAAGTTGATAGTAACAGATCAAGATAGAGAAAAGGCTATCAAGAAAATGAAGAGAGCTTTGGGTGAATTTGTAATAGGCGGAATAACAACTACAATACCTTTTCACAAACAGCTTATTAGAGATGAGCGCTTTTTAAGAGGTGAGTATACTACCAAATTTATGGAAGATTTTAAGATGAAATAA
- the dusB gene encoding tRNA dihydrouridine synthase DusB: MVKIGDVELCDFPILLAPMEDVTDLPFRFLCKKNGADLVFTEFISSEGLIRNAKRSFEKLYINDEERPIGIQIFGGNMDSMKMSAEIVERYNPDIIDINYGCPVKKVTCKGAGSAILKDIPKMVNLTKEIVNSTNIPVTVKTRLGWDENSIKIVEVAERLQDVGIKAISIHGRTRSQMYKGIADWHRIAEVKNNPRMCIPVFANGDIDTVEKVKEIRDVFGFDGAMIGRASIGYPWFFKEVKHFLKTGLHLKNPTLEERILTVRRHLEMSINLKGEKLGVLEMRRHYSKYFKGIENFKVYRMKLLTIDSPEDIYNLLEDIYLELKG, encoded by the coding sequence ATGGTAAAGATAGGTGATGTAGAATTATGTGATTTTCCTATTTTGTTGGCTCCTATGGAAGATGTTACAGATTTACCTTTTAGATTTTTATGTAAAAAAAATGGTGCAGATTTGGTATTTACTGAATTTATATCTTCAGAAGGTTTGATAAGAAATGCTAAGAGGAGTTTTGAAAAGTTGTATATCAATGATGAAGAGAGGCCTATAGGTATACAAATTTTCGGTGGAAATATGGATTCTATGAAGATGAGTGCGGAGATTGTCGAGAGATATAATCCAGATATAATAGATATAAATTACGGTTGTCCTGTAAAAAAAGTGACTTGTAAAGGTGCTGGTTCTGCTATTTTAAAGGATATTCCAAAGATGGTTAATCTAACAAAAGAAATAGTTAATAGTACCAATATTCCAGTTACCGTAAAAACTAGGTTGGGTTGGGATGAAAACAGTATAAAAATAGTAGAAGTTGCTGAAAGACTGCAAGATGTAGGTATCAAAGCTATATCTATACACGGTCGGACTCGATCTCAAATGTACAAGGGAATAGCAGACTGGCATAGAATAGCAGAGGTTAAGAATAATCCTAGAATGTGTATTCCAGTTTTTGCTAATGGAGATATAGATACTGTAGAAAAAGTAAAAGAAATAAGAGATGTATTTGGCTTTGATGGAGCTATGATAGGCAGAGCTTCAATAGGTTATCCTTGGTTTTTTAAAGAGGTTAAACATTTTTTAAAGACGGGATTACACTTAAAAAATCCCACATTAGAAGAGAGAATATTAACAGTAAGAAGACATTTAGAAATGTCTATAAATCTAAAAGGAGAAAAATTGGGAGTTTTAGAAATGAGACGACATTACAGTAAATATTTTAAGGGTATAGAAAATTTTAAGGTTTATAGAATGAAATTGCTAACCATTGATTCTCCTGAAGATATTTATAATTTGTTAGAAGATATATATTTAGAATTAAAAGGGTAA
- a CDS encoding S41 family peptidase, translating into MKITNISFISLIITHLLFGCEKISIDKVESSPKDNFNVFCSVIKNKYSFLKDKNINWDSIVSVYKPNIHDGIDKVDEFNIYKEMLECLKDGHVNLTSKFDTYSYRTYFDNPTNFDIDIILRGYLKRDFKRLGGFSYNVIDGNYGYIYYSSFISSVSGIDYILNYMESKKVKGIILDVRNNGGGYLSNVFTLLSRFADKKRMVWKEYFKNGPRPDDFSDPVYSYVNPHSNTYKKKVVVLTNISCYSSTSYFATGMKQLPNVRLIGDITGGGSGSPVGYILPNGWRLRFSVTKSLDAYDYSFELGVVPHERLNMKTDNKNLYSDSIIERAKVLIDNNFDI; encoded by the coding sequence ATGAAAATTACAAATATTTCATTTATATCTTTAATTATCACACATCTTCTATTTGGATGTGAAAAAATCTCTATTGATAAAGTGGAGAGTTCTCCAAAGGATAATTTCAATGTTTTTTGCAGTGTTATAAAAAATAAATATTCCTTTTTGAAGGATAAAAATATTAATTGGGACAGTATAGTATCTGTTTACAAACCTAACATACACGATGGAATTGATAAAGTAGATGAATTTAATATTTACAAAGAAATGTTAGAGTGTTTAAAAGATGGACATGTAAATTTGACATCTAAATTTGATACATATAGTTACAGAACTTATTTTGATAATCCTACAAATTTTGATATTGATATTATTTTAAGAGGTTATCTGAAAAGAGATTTTAAGAGATTAGGAGGTTTTTCTTATAATGTAATAGATGGTAATTACGGATATATATACTACAGTAGTTTTATATCTTCTGTATCGGGTATAGATTATATTTTGAATTATATGGAATCTAAAAAAGTCAAGGGGATTATATTAGATGTACGCAATAATGGAGGTGGTTATCTTTCTAATGTATTTACCCTTTTAAGTAGATTTGCAGATAAGAAAAGAATGGTTTGGAAGGAATATTTTAAAAATGGACCTAGGCCAGATGATTTTAGTGATCCAGTTTATTCATATGTCAATCCACACAGCAATACTTACAAGAAAAAAGTTGTGGTTTTAACAAATATTTCATGTTATAGTTCCACTAGTTATTTTGCAACTGGAATGAAACAATTACCTAATGTTAGATTAATAGGTGATATCACAGGAGGTGGTTCTGGTTCTCCTGTTGGATATATTTTACCAAATGGATGGAGACTTAGATTTTCGGTTACTAAATCTTTAGATGCGTATGATTATAGTTTTGAGTTGGGTGTTGTACCACATGAAAGATTAAATATGAAAACTGATAATAAAAATTTGTATTCAGACTCAATAATTGAGAGGGCTAAAGTATTAATAGATAATAATTTTGATATTTAG
- the accB gene encoding acetyl-CoA carboxylase biotin carboxyl carrier protein: MDIKEIQNLIKLVSKSDVSELSLENDGFKITIKTNKSIENNILYQNTSLHPSDYPSIISHQDNKTPVIKSDIDTVKTEKDGKKENLLTIKSPMIGTFYRSPSPDKDMFVKVGDLVSKGDVVCIVEAMKLFNEIESEYSGKIVEVLVDNLAPVEFDQPLFLIEPSS; the protein is encoded by the coding sequence ATGGATATAAAAGAAATACAAAACTTAATAAAGTTAGTTTCCAAGTCAGATGTTAGTGAGTTGAGTTTGGAAAATGATGGATTTAAGATAACTATTAAGACGAACAAAAGTATTGAAAATAATATTTTGTATCAAAATACCAGTTTGCATCCATCTGATTATCCTTCTATTATTTCACATCAGGATAATAAAACTCCTGTGATAAAAAGCGACATTGATACTGTAAAAACCGAAAAAGACGGTAAAAAAGAAAACTTATTGACTATAAAGTCCCCTATGATAGGTACTTTTTATAGAAGTCCTTCTCCAGATAAGGATATGTTTGTAAAGGTTGGAGATTTAGTATCTAAGGGAGATGTAGTTTGTATAGTTGAAGCTATGAAATTATTTAATGAAATAGAATCAGAATATTCTGGTAAGATAGTTGAAGTGTTAGTCGATAATTTAGCTCCTGTTGAATTTGATCAGCCTCTATTTTTAATAGAACCTTCTTCATAG
- the thiE gene encoding thiamine phosphate synthase: MISRIQYITHGNTCDDHLLNISRVCRAGIDWVQLRLKDISDSDYISTAIEAKRICDSYKAKLIINDRADISSIVDAHGVHIGQGDMPLKYVKKVLKEGKIIGCTANTFEEICSISKNQVDYIGLGPFKFTTTKLNIAPVLGIDGYNRIISNLNNFKLPIIAVGGIELGDIEAIMKTGIYGVAVSSLLRVDSNLEETVIKVKKYISNAKDSR, from the coding sequence GTGATATCTAGAATACAGTACATAACACATGGCAATACATGTGATGATCACTTATTGAACATATCTAGAGTTTGCAGAGCAGGAATAGATTGGGTACAGTTGAGATTAAAAGATATATCTGATAGTGATTATATAAGTACTGCTATAGAAGCCAAGAGGATATGTGATAGTTACAAGGCCAAGTTAATTATTAATGATAGAGCAGATATATCTTCAATAGTAGATGCCCATGGTGTTCATATAGGTCAAGGAGATATGCCCCTAAAGTATGTAAAAAAAGTATTAAAAGAGGGAAAGATAATAGGTTGCACAGCAAATACTTTTGAAGAGATTTGTTCTATATCGAAGAATCAAGTTGATTATATAGGATTAGGTCCATTTAAGTTTACTACTACAAAATTAAATATAGCTCCTGTTTTAGGAATAGACGGATATAATAGAATTATTAGTAATCTCAATAATTTTAAATTGCCTATTATCGCTGTCGGGGGTATAGAATTAGGTGATATAGAAGCTATAATGAAAACAGGTATTTATGGTGTAGCTGTTTCCTCTCTTTTAAGAGTTGATTCTAATTTAGAAGAAACAGTTATAAAAGTAAAAAAATATATTTCAAATGCTAAAGATAGCAGATAG